A window of the Tessaracoccus sp. MC1865 genome harbors these coding sequences:
- a CDS encoding VirB4-like conjugal transfer ATPase, CD1110 family: MFLGNKSKSKKPATNPAGTPAATPKSSKAAAKKKAKARAAEAKKAQSVLWYDAITESGVCVLGGGKYSVMLRLSDINYQLATDDRQRELLERYARFFNLFSMGQQLQVTIVNRRLERDTLLGKVLFPEPLHGDAVSVYRSDHNKLVRSMIGESRYSIVAEKYLTLTVSGESLDEALAVLNPLVEQVTNQMWTLLECRAHRVDGPGRIELLRELTRGCYAAGFDYAGMARSGATTRDELAPQAVEFPTRSELVLAGDEGDIWCQTLVLRDYPSWMSDQLFRRLSEVQTDLVISFHISPIDRSESRDLVMRRKAELDMERTDRRRKLVKANMDPEEDLPESLKRSLAEVKDLMHDLDDNDQRLYTTTLVVMVQASSAEELKDRVTKVRQAAKTESCDLAVMKFFQEQGFNTALPLGESFLPVHRTLTSAAVAVMVPFTSQEILDDQGLFYGTNAATGNPIIADRRRTRNGNAFVLGTSGSGKSHFSKWEIAEVLIGRPNDEVIIIDPEHEYRPLADAFDATVVDVHAGSSQVINPFDIVLNTREGDPVRLKAESLLSMLRVLLGGGRGLSAAQESILDRSITTLYHRYLDDQNQPVPTLRSLHGELLLQAEPEAAAIATALEMYATGTFSGFAQQTNVDVSNRFIYYDIAKLGDHMKTFGMMVVLDQVWNRVMSNFGRGIRTWLYVDEFHLMFTNPHALATFLSIYKRARKYGLLPTGITQNVEELLAVPEARLMLSNCDCLFLLGQKKTDADELAVLLGLSDDQIRAFTSVEAGYGLLSFGATTLPFNARKEQSPRGPLLTLLDTTFDDRS; encoded by the coding sequence GTGTTCCTCGGAAACAAGAGCAAGTCGAAGAAGCCGGCCACTAACCCGGCAGGCACGCCTGCCGCGACGCCGAAGTCGTCCAAGGCTGCGGCGAAGAAGAAGGCCAAGGCACGGGCTGCGGAGGCGAAGAAGGCCCAGAGCGTGCTGTGGTACGACGCGATCACCGAATCAGGTGTGTGCGTGCTCGGCGGTGGGAAATACTCGGTGATGCTGCGCCTGTCTGACATCAACTACCAGTTGGCCACTGACGATCGGCAGCGCGAGCTGCTGGAGCGCTACGCGAGGTTCTTCAACCTGTTCTCGATGGGCCAGCAGTTGCAGGTCACCATCGTCAACCGCCGGCTGGAGCGCGACACCCTGTTGGGCAAGGTGCTGTTCCCCGAACCGCTGCACGGTGACGCGGTCAGCGTGTACCGCTCGGACCACAACAAGCTAGTGCGGTCCATGATCGGTGAGTCGCGCTACTCGATCGTGGCAGAGAAGTACCTGACGTTGACGGTGTCTGGCGAGTCGCTCGACGAGGCCCTGGCCGTGCTCAACCCTCTGGTGGAGCAGGTCACCAACCAGATGTGGACGCTGCTGGAGTGCCGCGCCCACCGCGTCGATGGACCGGGCCGGATCGAGTTGCTGCGCGAGCTGACCCGTGGCTGCTACGCGGCCGGGTTCGACTACGCCGGCATGGCCCGCTCGGGAGCAACCACCCGCGACGAGCTGGCCCCGCAGGCGGTGGAGTTCCCCACCCGCAGCGAGCTGGTTCTGGCCGGCGACGAGGGAGACATCTGGTGCCAGACGTTGGTGCTGCGCGACTACCCGTCGTGGATGAGCGACCAGCTGTTTCGGCGGTTGTCGGAGGTGCAGACCGATCTGGTCATCTCCTTCCACATTTCCCCGATCGATCGGTCAGAGTCGCGTGATCTGGTGATGCGCCGCAAGGCGGAGCTCGACATGGAACGCACGGACCGGCGCCGCAAGCTGGTCAAGGCGAACATGGACCCGGAGGAGGATCTGCCGGAGTCGTTGAAGCGGTCGTTGGCTGAGGTCAAGGACCTCATGCACGACCTCGACGACAACGATCAGCGTCTCTACACCACCACGTTGGTGGTGATGGTCCAGGCGTCGTCGGCTGAGGAGCTGAAGGATCGGGTGACGAAGGTGCGCCAAGCGGCGAAGACCGAGTCGTGTGATCTGGCGGTGATGAAGTTCTTCCAGGAGCAGGGATTCAACACCGCGCTGCCGCTGGGGGAGTCGTTCCTGCCGGTGCATCGCACGCTCACGTCGGCGGCGGTGGCGGTGATGGTGCCGTTCACGTCGCAGGAGATCCTCGACGATCAGGGCCTGTTCTATGGCACCAACGCGGCCACGGGGAACCCGATCATTGCTGACCGTCGACGGACACGTAACGGCAACGCGTTCGTGCTGGGAACCTCCGGGTCGGGCAAGTCCCACTTCTCGAAGTGGGAGATCGCAGAAGTGCTCATCGGTCGCCCCAACGATGAGGTCATCATCATCGACCCCGAACACGAGTACCGTCCGCTGGCGGATGCGTTCGATGCGACCGTCGTCGACGTCCATGCCGGCTCGTCGCAGGTGATCAACCCGTTCGACATCGTGCTCAACACCCGTGAGGGTGACCCCGTCAGGTTGAAGGCAGAATCGCTGCTGTCGATGCTGCGTGTCCTGCTGGGTGGCGGCAGGGGTTTGTCGGCCGCGCAGGAGTCGATCCTCGACCGGTCGATCACCACTTTGTATCACCGTTACCTCGACGACCAGAACCAGCCCGTGCCCACCCTGCGGTCGCTGCATGGGGAGCTGCTGCTCCAGGCCGAACCGGAAGCTGCGGCGATCGCCACGGCGCTGGAGATGTATGCCACCGGCACGTTCTCCGGGTTCGCGCAGCAGACCAACGTGGATGTGTCCAACCGGTTCATCTACTACGACATCGCCAAGCTGGGCGACCACATGAAGACCTTCGGGATGATGGTGGTCCTCGACCAGGTGTGGAACCGGGTCATGTCCAACTTCGGCCGAGGGATCCGCACCTGGCTCTACGTCGACGAGTTCCACCTGATGTTCACCAACCCGCACGCACTGGCCACGTTCTTGTCGATCTACAAGCGGGCCCGCAAGTACGGTCTGCTGCCCACCGGCATCACGCAGAACGTGGAGGAACTCCTGGCGGTGCCTGAGGCCCGGTTGATGCTGTCGAACTGTGATTGCCTGTTCCTGCTTGGACAGAAGAAGACTGACGCCGACGAGCTGGCGGTCCTGCTCGGGCTGTCGGATGACCAGATCAGGGCGTTCACCTCCGTCGAAGCCGGCTACGGCCTGCTCAGCTTCGGGGCGACCACGCTGCCGTTCAACGCGCGTAAGGAACAGTCCCCGCGCGGGCCGCTGCTCACCCTGCTCGACACGACGTTCGACGACCGCAGCTAG
- a CDS encoding PrgI family protein has translation METPTNPVRFMIPIAVPFAAWGWVKPFGMRFEKYAGHVWRFLARPTKRLYANDALWQAHQRESFEGKRPRVPRKQEQVEEAGH, from the coding sequence ATGGAGACTCCAACCAACCCAGTGCGATTCATGATCCCGATCGCGGTGCCGTTCGCCGCGTGGGGCTGGGTCAAACCGTTCGGGATGCGGTTCGAGAAGTACGCCGGGCATGTGTGGCGGTTCCTGGCCCGCCCCACCAAGCGCCTGTATGCCAATGACGCGCTGTGGCAGGCGCACCAAAGAGAGTCGTTTGAAGGGAAGAGGCCTCGTGTTCCTCGGAAACAAGAGCAAGTCGAAGAAGCCGGCCACTAA
- a CDS encoding M23 family metallopeptidase gives MYRTRGAGRLTGHQRGTALTRSARVISRTRGEVHSLAATARATERKVAAAGDLDPDQQTNSAVVSRSKEIALQKVSYKLAGNPPKTSIGRTANRAGVGAVQATGSELKNALRDGGRLDIDDAAVSAARWANRHGTALTVKVGAKTLVFGGKAGIKTSSLVGHATVGAVRYSAIGTIHAARLGATGAAAAGRLTGQVATRGARLTGRAATRGTNTLRKAGAAGWKRGTAAAQRAKAAAVSGARAAAVMVKAAASAIVAAVSGSTVLPVVVGIIAVVALLVAILPGFITGAGHEQHRSETLSAVCISSPYELGPVQPHVEQATVLLGTLHGVEVIGGWRPGNTYDVEGHPAGLAVDLMTDRAKGDAVAAYAQEHAAELGIKYIIWWQKIWSVERAGEGWRQMEDRRSDSANHLDHVHISFNPDPGTGGLETLMAEACGTGADGAPAVNKAAAESIGGWANPTPSTRVTSPYGMRTHPITGVYKLHTGADYGGGCGVPINAAASGTVSSVSPNRAYGNLITIDHGAGIVTRYAHSYKSEIYVRAGDTVVAGQRIAAMGSSGYSTACHLHFEVKVGGGFVDPVAFLQARGLG, from the coding sequence ATGTACAGGACCAGGGGTGCGGGCCGGCTCACCGGCCATCAGCGGGGGACCGCGCTGACCCGCTCGGCGCGGGTGATCAGCCGTACCCGAGGCGAGGTCCACTCCCTGGCCGCGACCGCCCGCGCCACTGAACGCAAGGTTGCTGCCGCTGGTGATCTGGACCCTGACCAGCAAACCAACTCGGCTGTGGTGTCTCGCAGCAAAGAGATCGCGTTGCAGAAGGTCAGCTACAAGCTGGCCGGGAACCCGCCCAAGACGTCGATCGGCCGGACCGCGAACCGGGCAGGGGTCGGCGCAGTCCAAGCCACCGGCTCGGAGCTGAAGAACGCACTTCGTGACGGTGGGCGGCTCGACATCGACGACGCCGCCGTGTCCGCGGCGAGGTGGGCCAACCGCCACGGCACCGCCCTGACCGTCAAGGTCGGAGCCAAGACGCTTGTGTTCGGCGGCAAAGCCGGGATCAAGACCTCCTCGCTTGTCGGGCACGCCACGGTCGGCGCCGTCCGCTACTCCGCGATCGGCACCATCCACGCCGCACGGCTCGGCGCCACCGGCGCCGCAGCGGCTGGCCGGCTGACCGGGCAGGTCGCCACTCGAGGAGCACGCCTCACTGGCCGCGCCGCCACACGGGGCACCAACACTCTCCGCAAAGCGGGAGCGGCAGGCTGGAAGCGCGGCACGGCCGCAGCCCAGCGGGCGAAAGCTGCGGCTGTCAGTGGAGCCCGCGCAGCTGCGGTAATGGTCAAGGCTGCCGCGAGCGCGATCGTCGCCGCCGTCTCCGGCTCCACAGTGCTGCCCGTCGTGGTTGGCATCATCGCCGTGGTCGCTCTGCTGGTGGCGATCCTGCCGGGGTTCATCACCGGCGCCGGCCATGAGCAGCACCGTTCAGAAACCCTCTCGGCGGTGTGCATCTCGTCTCCCTACGAGCTGGGCCCGGTCCAGCCGCACGTCGAGCAGGCTACGGTGCTGTTGGGCACCCTCCACGGGGTTGAGGTGATCGGCGGCTGGCGTCCAGGCAACACCTACGACGTTGAAGGCCATCCGGCCGGGTTGGCTGTTGACCTGATGACCGACCGCGCGAAGGGCGATGCGGTGGCCGCCTACGCTCAAGAGCACGCGGCCGAGCTGGGAATCAAGTACATCATCTGGTGGCAGAAGATCTGGTCGGTCGAACGCGCCGGTGAAGGGTGGCGGCAGATGGAGGACCGTCGCTCCGATTCGGCCAACCACCTCGATCACGTTCACATCTCCTTCAACCCCGACCCCGGCACCGGCGGCTTGGAGACCCTCATGGCGGAGGCGTGTGGCACCGGCGCCGACGGCGCGCCAGCGGTCAACAAGGCGGCAGCAGAATCGATCGGGGGCTGGGCCAACCCGACCCCGTCGACGAGGGTCACATCCCCGTACGGGATGCGGACCCATCCGATCACCGGGGTGTACAAGCTCCACACCGGCGCCGACTACGGCGGCGGCTGTGGGGTGCCCATCAACGCGGCCGCGTCCGGGACGGTCTCCTCGGTGTCCCCCAACCGCGCCTACGGCAACCTCATCACCATCGACCATGGCGCCGGTATCGTCACCCGCTACGCCCACTCCTACAAGAGCGAGATCTATGTCCGTGCCGGCGATACCGTCGTGGCCGGGCAGCGCATCGCCGCCATGGGCAGCTCCGGCTACTCCACCGCCTGCCACCTCCACTTCGAAGTGAAAGTGGGCGGCGGGTTCGTCGATCCCGTCGCGTTCCTGCAAGCCAGAGGTTTGGGATGA
- a CDS encoding RNA polymerase sigma factor, producing the protein MTDPSGSHPGVGQDRDVSRQADLPKGAKRPSDEVFAVFYRDTYAAAVKFVLGRTTGCDAEALAAEAYILMWHRFLEKGELDKGWLYGVLRNKIGDHYRSQRVRDTVHKELAYRASPSTLDHALATEQQLDIERALQLLKPEQAEVLLLAYWSDLTTAEGARALNLNPVTYRVRLTRAKAEFRRALQLSSRYGPERGLQP; encoded by the coding sequence ATGACAGACCCATCAGGCAGCCATCCTGGCGTCGGACAAGACCGGGATGTCTCGCGTCAAGCCGATCTGCCCAAGGGCGCGAAGCGCCCCTCTGACGAGGTATTCGCCGTCTTCTATCGCGACACCTACGCTGCGGCTGTCAAGTTCGTACTTGGCCGCACTACGGGTTGCGACGCTGAGGCGCTGGCCGCGGAGGCCTACATCCTCATGTGGCATCGCTTCCTGGAGAAGGGCGAACTGGACAAGGGATGGCTCTACGGCGTTCTCCGCAACAAGATCGGAGACCACTACCGCAGCCAGAGGGTTCGCGACACAGTGCACAAGGAACTCGCCTACCGAGCTTCACCCTCCACACTTGACCACGCTCTGGCGACAGAGCAACAGCTCGATATCGAACGCGCCCTTCAGCTACTCAAGCCCGAGCAGGCAGAGGTCCTCCTCCTTGCCTACTGGAGTGATCTCACCACTGCTGAAGGAGCCCGGGCGCTCAACCTCAACCCCGTCACCTACCGGGTGAGACTCACCAGGGCGAAGGCGGAATTCCGCCGAGCTCTCCAACTCTCCAGCCGCTACGGCCCTGAAAGGGGGCTACAACCGTGA
- a CDS encoding amidase domain-containing protein, with amino-acid sequence MSQDKKAQTNRRGSFLTRRLSHDNNSAGSRADDKPKAVGSLLAAALLVGSLSTFPVTAAQADNSERIDRQVQALAASVEAVSDALFVEGSNPIVTSRELASTSSPMAEYISVLAAEAASIQAVGGVTVLDTTAQIIIDDTTADQDVSTGFLHVTRTVAELPEGELWEEMIPITLTSSGGALALTSVELLPVERLDPTEVAARAATMPTEEGAASIDLSGPTTHAVQRINATAAVNYAKKWWNGRNPAYPTKYSNDCTNFASQAMHQGGWQPVSGFYQSDKAWWYTGLTTSYSWGGAENFYRFAVNESKRATTMRYVKDLWLGDILQYKARGATNMSHTMIVTNWINNVPYLTYHTSDTLNKPFTAISHLDVTWFALNVL; translated from the coding sequence GTGTCCCAAGACAAGAAGGCCCAAACCAACAGAAGAGGCTCATTCCTCACCCGCAGGTTGAGCCATGACAACAACTCAGCTGGATCAAGAGCCGACGACAAGCCGAAAGCTGTGGGCTCGCTCCTCGCAGCTGCACTCTTGGTCGGTTCCTTGTCCACCTTCCCCGTTACAGCCGCCCAGGCCGACAATAGCGAGCGCATTGACCGTCAAGTGCAAGCTCTGGCCGCCAGCGTGGAAGCTGTTTCCGATGCGCTGTTCGTCGAAGGTTCAAACCCCATCGTGACTTCTCGCGAGCTCGCCTCCACCTCCTCGCCGATGGCTGAGTACATCTCAGTGCTGGCGGCGGAAGCGGCATCCATCCAAGCAGTCGGTGGAGTGACTGTTCTCGACACAACAGCCCAGATCATCATTGACGACACCACCGCGGACCAAGATGTGAGCACTGGATTCCTCCACGTCACCCGAACCGTTGCGGAGCTTCCTGAGGGCGAACTCTGGGAGGAAATGATCCCCATCACGCTCACTTCCAGCGGTGGCGCACTGGCCTTGACGAGTGTTGAGCTCTTGCCGGTCGAGCGTCTGGATCCCACGGAGGTCGCAGCACGTGCTGCCACGATGCCAACTGAGGAAGGAGCCGCATCCATCGATCTTTCCGGGCCGACAACCCACGCGGTTCAGCGCATCAACGCCACCGCAGCTGTGAACTACGCCAAGAAATGGTGGAACGGAAGGAACCCGGCCTATCCAACGAAGTACTCAAACGACTGCACCAACTTCGCCTCACAGGCGATGCACCAGGGCGGTTGGCAACCTGTGAGCGGCTTCTATCAGTCGGACAAGGCTTGGTGGTACACCGGGCTCACGACCTCATACTCTTGGGGTGGGGCTGAGAACTTCTATCGGTTCGCAGTCAACGAGTCCAAAAGGGCGACAACCATGCGCTATGTGAAGGACCTGTGGCTGGGGGACATTCTGCAATACAAGGCCCGGGGAGCTACCAACATGAGCCACACCATGATCGTCACAAACTGGATCAACAATGTTCCATACCTGACATATCACACCTCAGACACTCTCAATAAGCCATTCACGGCAATCTCACACCTAGATGTAACGTGGTTCGCACTCAACGTCTTGTAG
- a CDS encoding peptidase inhibitor family I36 protein has product MIKKLRAAILTVLLLTFSTALPSAADAGGPQAEIDALIAQYGGIQTSADTISWDEGAVTLVIRDNAQPYAIDSCPTGRFCAFQRAYFQGSIMSFSACPGTYTDFSPLGGKPGSIAHKRSTGTVRAYANTTLKATLLPGQSSASLTGITKITCA; this is encoded by the coding sequence ATGATCAAGAAACTCCGAGCAGCCATCCTCACCGTCCTACTCCTGACGTTCTCCACAGCCCTACCGTCGGCAGCCGATGCCGGAGGCCCACAAGCAGAGATCGACGCCCTGATTGCCCAGTACGGCGGCATCCAAACGTCAGCCGACACCATCAGCTGGGATGAAGGCGCCGTCACACTCGTCATCCGGGACAACGCGCAGCCCTACGCCATCGACTCCTGCCCGACCGGACGCTTCTGCGCCTTCCAACGCGCCTACTTTCAAGGCAGCATCATGAGCTTCAGCGCCTGCCCGGGAACCTACACGGACTTCAGCCCCTTGGGTGGGAAGCCCGGATCCATCGCACACAAGCGATCCACCGGCACCGTTCGCGCCTACGCAAACACCACCCTCAAAGCCACCCTGCTGCCTGGCCAGTCATCGGCCTCCCTCACCGGCATCACAAAGATCACGTGCGCATGA
- a CDS encoding VirD4-like conjugal transfer protein, CD1115 family — protein MKRRAAVFFGLIIAVILFWIGNTVWHDARLGYETGGWAGAFDHADDGLRTVRLAISTHVHDLLAGLALVGCAGLGWLYYVAERGRERRGEEHGSARWGRPRDIGPFINPDAGRNLLLTRTERLTIDRPAKIQHQRNLNVMVIGAAGTGKSRNFILPNMARPHSSYLATDPKGELLAASGTALKEAGYQIRVLNLVNFAESDRFNPLAYLRPGHEPEDVNLMAINIIANTDVPRQQMAGGGDPFWERAEAGLLNALIGFVAATYPAGDQHLGSVMDLLLQMRASDDVAYTSEVDAIFEGAARMLADNPSMLHHELLAFAIANYKVYQRAAQKTAASIIVTMGMRLAPLHIPSVRRLVTADTMQLDLVGFEPTALFMVLPDTNKQFAWLSALMLTTFFQRGVWLADRQYSRRLPVPVMCFLDEFANIGKIPDFDILAATLRSRGISFQAVIQALGQGQALYRDGWKAILGNCDTVLFLGSADADTKEYISKALGKQTIMVTDSSRTKGRHGSDSRSRKSQGRELLTPDEVGRLPGDEAIVLIRGLPPFKSKKLAPLPETTPYRHQTQNARI, from the coding sequence GTGAAGCGCCGCGCCGCAGTGTTCTTCGGGCTCATCATCGCCGTGATCCTGTTCTGGATCGGCAACACCGTCTGGCACGATGCCCGCCTCGGCTACGAGACCGGCGGCTGGGCAGGCGCGTTCGACCACGCCGACGACGGCCTCCGTACCGTTCGGCTGGCCATCTCCACCCACGTCCATGACCTCCTCGCAGGTCTTGCCCTGGTCGGGTGCGCCGGGCTGGGGTGGCTGTACTACGTCGCTGAGCGGGGTAGGGAACGCCGCGGCGAGGAACACGGCTCTGCCCGCTGGGGCAGACCACGCGATATTGGGCCGTTCATCAACCCCGACGCCGGCCGGAACCTGCTGCTGACCCGCACCGAACGGTTGACCATCGACCGGCCAGCCAAGATCCAGCATCAGCGCAACCTCAACGTCATGGTGATCGGCGCCGCCGGCACCGGCAAGTCGCGCAACTTCATCCTGCCGAACATGGCGCGCCCCCACTCGTCGTATCTGGCCACCGACCCCAAGGGCGAACTGCTCGCAGCCTCCGGCACCGCCCTGAAGGAGGCCGGCTATCAGATTCGGGTGCTGAATCTGGTCAACTTCGCAGAGTCCGACCGGTTCAACCCTCTTGCGTATCTGAGGCCCGGGCACGAACCAGAAGACGTCAACCTGATGGCGATCAACATCATCGCCAACACCGACGTGCCCCGCCAACAGATGGCCGGCGGGGGAGACCCGTTCTGGGAGAGGGCCGAAGCCGGGCTGCTCAACGCCCTGATCGGCTTCGTGGCCGCGACCTACCCGGCAGGGGATCAGCACCTCGGGTCGGTGATGGATCTGCTGCTCCAGATGCGCGCCAGTGATGACGTCGCCTACACCAGTGAGGTGGATGCGATCTTCGAGGGCGCCGCACGGATGCTGGCCGATAACCCGTCGATGCTGCACCACGAGCTGCTGGCGTTCGCGATCGCCAACTACAAGGTTTATCAGCGGGCCGCGCAGAAAACCGCCGCGTCGATCATCGTGACCATGGGTATGCGGCTGGCACCCCTCCATATCCCGTCGGTGAGGCGTCTGGTCACCGCTGACACGATGCAGCTGGACCTGGTCGGGTTCGAACCGACCGCGTTGTTCATGGTGCTGCCAGACACGAACAAGCAGTTCGCGTGGCTGTCGGCGTTGATGCTGACCACGTTCTTCCAACGCGGGGTGTGGCTGGCCGACCGGCAGTACAGCCGCCGGCTGCCCGTGCCGGTGATGTGCTTCCTCGACGAGTTCGCCAACATCGGCAAGATTCCCGATTTCGACATCCTCGCCGCCACGCTGCGCTCACGTGGGATCTCGTTCCAAGCCGTGATCCAGGCGCTCGGTCAGGGCCAGGCGCTCTACCGTGACGGCTGGAAAGCGATCCTCGGTAACTGCGACACGGTGCTGTTCCTCGGCTCAGCGGATGCTGACACCAAGGAGTACATCTCCAAAGCGTTGGGCAAGCAGACCATCATGGTCACGGACTCGTCTCGCACCAAGGGCCGGCACGGGTCGGACTCCCGATCCCGCAAGTCGCAAGGCCGTGAGCTCCTCACCCCCGACGAGGTCGGCCGGCTCCCCGGCGACGAGGCGATCGTCCTGATCCGAGGTCTCCCGCCGTTCAAGTCGAAGAAGCTGGCCCCACTTCCTGAGACCACCCCGTACCGCCACCAGACGCAGAATGCGAGGATATGA